The Pseudomonas sp. MM223 genome segment GCGGTGCGCGGCCTGTACCGCTACCTCAACCGCGAAGGCCTGTGCCAGCACGACCCGGCTACTGGCCTGAGCGCGCCCAAAGGTGAGCGCAGGTTACCCAAGGTGCTGGACACCGACCGCGCCCTGCAATTGCTCGATGGCGGCGTCGACGACGACTTCATCGCCCGCCGTGACCAGGCGATCCTTGAACTGTTCTACTCGTCGGGCCTGCGCCTGTCCGAGCTGACCAACCTCGACCTCGATCACATCGACCTCGCCGCCGGCCTGGTGCAGGTACTGGGCAAAGGGGGCAAGGCCCGCGTGCTGCCGGTTGGCCGCAAGGCCCGCGAAGCGCTGCAGGCCTGGTACCGCTTGCGTGGCATCGGCAACCCGCGTGACCGCGCGGTGTTCATCACCCGCCAGGGCAACCGCATCAGCCCACGGGCTGTGCGGCAACGGGTAAAGGCAGCGGGTGAGCGCGAGCTGGGCCAGCACCTGCACCCGCACATGCTTCG includes the following:
- the xerC_8 gene encoding Tyrosine recombinase XerC (*Name xerC_8), translating into MERQLEAYCAHLRNERQVSEHTLLGYRRDLDKVITYCKEHGIASWQALQIQQLRQLIARLHHHGQSSRSLARLLSAVRGLYRYLNREGLCQHDPATGLSAPKGERRLPKVLDTDRALQLLDGGVDDDFIARRDQAILELFYSSGLRLSELTNLDLDHIDLAAGLVQVLGKGGKARVLPVGRKAREALQAWYRLRGIGNPRDRAVFITRQGNRISPRAVRQRVKAAGERELGQHLHPHMLRHSFASHVLESSQDLRAVQEMLGHADISTTQIYTHLDFQHLAAVYDSAHPRAKRSKGTDS